Proteins encoded together in one Pontiella desulfatans window:
- a CDS encoding dCTP deaminase/dUTPase family protein: MHLKIKPLNDTAREIYSDHGHFHEGDAGLDLYVLEDITIEPGETKPIKLGIACEPEDGRAYFLMPRSSISKTPLRMANSLGLIDGGYRGELMAMCDNIKDFTYTAEKGQRLFQVVACDCTPIFYEMVEELSETTRGAGGFGSTGK; this comes from the coding sequence ATGCATTTGAAAATCAAACCGCTTAATGACACCGCACGCGAAATCTATTCCGACCATGGCCACTTCCACGAAGGCGATGCCGGACTCGACCTCTATGTTTTGGAAGACATCACCATTGAACCCGGCGAAACCAAACCGATCAAGCTGGGCATCGCCTGCGAGCCAGAGGATGGCCGCGCCTATTTCCTGATGCCTCGTTCGAGCATTTCCAAAACTCCGCTGCGCATGGCCAACTCCCTCGGCCTGATCGACGGCGGCTATCGCGGCGAGCTCATGGCCATGTGCGACAACATCAAGGATTTTACCTATACCGCTGAAAAAGGACAACGCCTTTTCCAGGTCGTCGCCTGCGACTGCACCCCGATCTTTTACGAAATGGTGGAGGAACTCTCCGAAACCACGCGCGGAGCCGGGGGGTTTGGTTCCACCGGGAAATAA
- the radC gene encoding RadC family protein, translated as MPDKNEHLKYTVIEDNFRVCDMPAQLRPREEFERVGAENVSDAVLLALILRTGTRGMNVVEVAQRLLSAFGSLTALAKASVKDIQAINSIGPVKAQMIKAAMELAQRLTRESVGESPMVVTPEQAAAVLRERARVLQKEVFWALMLDAKNRLIGEPQKISEGTLTSSLVHPRELFKKALEHSCVSIILAHNHPSGDPAPSSEDIKITKQLIGAGEVMGIKVLDHIVIGHRKYHNSTDFLSLREAGLVRFG; from the coding sequence ATGCCTGATAAAAACGAACATCTTAAATACACCGTAATCGAAGATAACTTTCGTGTCTGCGACATGCCGGCGCAACTGCGTCCGCGCGAGGAGTTCGAGCGTGTCGGGGCGGAAAATGTTTCCGATGCCGTGTTGCTGGCGTTGATTCTCCGCACGGGGACCCGGGGCATGAACGTGGTGGAGGTTGCCCAGCGGTTGCTTTCGGCCTTTGGCTCGCTGACGGCGCTGGCCAAGGCGTCGGTGAAGGATATCCAGGCAATCAACAGCATCGGACCGGTGAAGGCACAAATGATCAAGGCGGCGATGGAACTGGCGCAGCGGCTGACCCGCGAGAGTGTTGGCGAGAGCCCGATGGTGGTTACGCCCGAGCAGGCTGCCGCCGTACTGCGCGAACGCGCGCGCGTTTTACAAAAGGAAGTCTTTTGGGCGCTGATGCTCGATGCCAAGAACCGGCTCATCGGCGAACCTCAAAAGATTAGTGAAGGCACCCTGACGAGCAGCCTCGTCCATCCGCGCGAACTGTTTAAGAAAGCGTTGGAACACTCCTGCGTATCGATCATTCTCGCCCACAACCATCCCTCCGGGGATCCGGCGCCGTCGTCCGAGGATATTAAAATCACCAAGCAATTGATCGGCGCGGGAGAGGTGATGGGCATCAAGGTGCTCGACCACATCGTGATCGGCCACCGCAAATACCACAACTCGACCGATTTCCTCAGCCTGCGCGAGGCCGGGCTGGTTCGGTTTGGATAA
- the larC gene encoding nickel pincer cofactor biosynthesis protein LarC, with product MKTLHFESIGGASGDMILGALVGLGVPVGELNDELKSLKVDPFEIVADEIVEQGMSGIRAKVELHGHHHHHHHDHGHDHDHHHGRHLSTILKLIGDSALPEPVKTNAAKVFQRIGEAEAAIHGVDIEKIHFHEVGAMDSIVDIVGCCLALHKLGVDEVSIRSLPQGHGTIECAHGTYPNPAPATLRLLEGFPVQDVDEPFELVTPTGAALISSWRTAAAPISGSKAAKIAYSFGHRKLNGRPNLLRATLYESAEDQTVDEVLVLECNLDDTTPELVGCLFDRLLEAGALDVYTTPVFMKKQRQGILLTVLCLPSDREAMLDLVFAESTTFGIREHLSRRTVLERSFQTVETPFGAVRIKVGRRHGEVVTASPEIDDCRARASINGVSVREVYEAAKKEIR from the coding sequence ATGAAAACACTCCATTTTGAAAGCATTGGCGGGGCGAGCGGGGATATGATCCTTGGTGCGCTGGTTGGACTGGGCGTTCCGGTCGGGGAACTGAACGATGAGCTGAAGTCGCTGAAGGTTGATCCGTTCGAGATCGTGGCGGATGAAATCGTCGAGCAGGGAATGAGCGGCATCCGCGCAAAGGTGGAGCTCCATGGGCACCACCATCATCACCATCATGACCATGGGCATGATCACGACCACCATCATGGCCGCCATTTGAGTACGATCCTGAAACTGATTGGGGATAGCGCGTTGCCGGAACCGGTGAAGACCAACGCCGCGAAGGTGTTTCAGCGTATCGGCGAGGCCGAGGCGGCGATCCACGGCGTGGATATTGAAAAGATCCACTTCCATGAGGTTGGCGCGATGGACTCGATTGTCGATATTGTCGGTTGCTGCCTTGCCCTTCATAAGTTGGGCGTTGATGAAGTGTCCATCCGAAGCCTGCCGCAGGGGCACGGAACGATCGAATGCGCCCATGGAACCTATCCGAATCCTGCACCGGCCACATTGCGTCTTCTGGAAGGATTTCCGGTGCAGGATGTCGATGAACCGTTCGAGCTGGTCACCCCGACCGGGGCGGCGCTGATCTCCAGCTGGCGGACGGCGGCGGCTCCTATCTCCGGAAGCAAGGCTGCAAAAATCGCCTACAGCTTTGGGCACAGGAAACTGAATGGCCGGCCCAACCTGCTGCGCGCAACGCTTTACGAGTCGGCGGAGGATCAAACCGTGGATGAGGTTTTGGTGCTGGAGTGCAATTTGGACGATACCACGCCGGAGCTGGTCGGCTGCCTGTTCGATCGACTGCTCGAGGCCGGTGCGCTGGATGTCTACACCACGCCGGTCTTCATGAAGAAGCAGCGGCAGGGAATTCTGCTGACGGTGCTGTGTCTGCCATCGGATCGTGAGGCGATGCTGGATCTGGTTTTTGCGGAGTCGACTACCTTCGGTATTCGCGAGCATCTGTCCAGGCGGACGGTGCTGGAGCGTAGTTTCCAAACCGTGGAAACCCCGTTTGGTGCTGTTCGGATAAAAGTTGGCAGACGCCATGGTGAGGTGGTTACGGCTTCGCCGGAGATCGACGATTGCCGGGCACGGGCATCAATCAACGGTGTATCAGTCAGGGAAGTTTACGAGGCGGCTAAAAAGGAAATCAGATGA
- a CDS encoding alkaline phosphatase D family protein, giving the protein MKLISIALCLLAVAGASAETYFANGIKIGEVDQDSAIIWTRLTQEPALNIVGAKFIESKAHVVPASKQLPEGKALADMEGAVSGAPGKVRLVWQKKDGKQVASDWKSVDATTDFTAKFELAGLKAATEYSLRMESDSGTHFNGMFKTAPPVGEGADVSFAVVTGQDFNRRDDAKKGHKIYPHMQKLGLDFFVHTGDIEYYDKSQPYATSLEYARFKMARMYGLPNQVAFHSSMPSYFIKDDHDTTKNDAWPEQAYGELTWNQGLELFREHFPVLDKNYRTIRWGKDLQVWLMEGRDFRSPNTMKDGPAKSIWGKEQKEWFFRTVKESDATFKVLISPTPVVGPDRGNKNDNHANVGFKHEGDEIRAFIASQKNMFVACGDRHWQYVSVDAEIGVKEFSCGPTSNKHAGGWKNSNVLPEHRYLNVQGGFMTIGVDRRDGKPVLTARHYDVDGKLCNEDVNQGEI; this is encoded by the coding sequence ATGAAATTGATATCGATTGCATTATGTTTATTGGCTGTTGCCGGGGCTTCGGCGGAAACCTATTTTGCCAACGGCATCAAGATTGGCGAGGTGGATCAGGATTCGGCGATCATCTGGACGCGGTTGACCCAGGAACCGGCGCTGAATATTGTCGGAGCGAAGTTTATCGAGAGCAAAGCCCATGTGGTTCCGGCCTCGAAGCAGCTGCCCGAAGGCAAAGCGCTCGCCGATATGGAGGGCGCGGTTTCCGGGGCTCCCGGCAAGGTTCGGTTGGTCTGGCAGAAGAAAGATGGCAAGCAGGTTGCCAGCGATTGGAAATCAGTGGATGCCACCACTGATTTCACCGCCAAGTTTGAGTTGGCCGGATTGAAAGCGGCAACGGAGTATTCGCTTCGAATGGAGTCGGACTCAGGAACTCATTTCAATGGAATGTTCAAGACCGCCCCGCCCGTCGGTGAGGGTGCGGATGTTTCGTTTGCTGTCGTGACCGGGCAGGACTTTAACCGGCGTGATGACGCGAAGAAGGGGCACAAGATCTATCCACACATGCAAAAGCTTGGCTTGGATTTCTTCGTGCATACCGGCGACATCGAATACTACGACAAGTCGCAACCCTACGCCACGAGCCTGGAATACGCCCGTTTCAAGATGGCGCGCATGTATGGCCTGCCCAACCAAGTGGCGTTCCATTCTTCCATGCCCAGCTATTTCATCAAGGACGACCACGATACCACCAAAAACGATGCGTGGCCGGAGCAGGCCTACGGAGAGCTGACCTGGAACCAGGGGCTTGAGCTGTTCCGCGAGCATTTCCCGGTGCTCGATAAAAACTACCGCACCATTCGCTGGGGCAAGGATCTACAGGTCTGGTTGATGGAGGGGCGTGATTTCCGCAGCCCCAACACGATGAAGGACGGGCCGGCCAAAAGTATTTGGGGCAAGGAGCAGAAGGAATGGTTCTTCCGCACGGTCAAGGAATCCGATGCGACGTTCAAGGTGCTGATCAGCCCGACACCGGTCGTCGGCCCCGACCGCGGCAACAAGAACGACAACCATGCGAATGTTGGTTTCAAGCACGAGGGCGACGAAATTCGCGCGTTTATCGCGTCGCAGAAAAACATGTTCGTGGCCTGTGGCGACCGGCATTGGCAATATGTCTCCGTCGATGCCGAAATCGGCGTGAAGGAGTTTTCGTGCGGGCCTACCTCCAACAAACATGCGGGTGGATGGAAAAACAGCAACGTGCTGCCGGAACACCGCTATTTGAATGTGCAGGGTGGATTCATGACGATCGGCGTTGACCGTCGCGACGGGAAACCGGTTTTAACGGCGCGCCACTACGATGTGGATGGCAAGCTTTGCAATGAAGATGTGAACCAGGGGGAAATCTAA
- a CDS encoding sialate O-acetylesterase — MRGWMVLLAVWAMGCSSFAELKLATVFADGMVLQRDQKVAVWGWADPGAEVTVSFAGQERNATAGADGKFMVRLKKMEASAKPQVLVVKAGADVVEVGNVVVGEVWLCSGQSNMAMSVKGADQFEKEQAAANFPLIRMFTTARTTSTEPLADCSGSWQVCAPETVGGYSATAYFFGREIHKELGVPVGLLHSSWGGTCVEAWTPIASMEQFPSVMEYKAGLDAQAGRFDPAAEQAKQARALEQWVEKVKQAKAEGKKAPRRPQPKTDPKQSQNYPANLYNAMIHPLVPYGMRGAIWYQGERNAKTSEGAMLYRDLLENMVVQWRKDWNSEFPFYAVQLVNYKKPQELPVEDTAWAFIRESFLNFHKEVPNVGIAVTIDVGMEKNIHPTDKQAVGYRLARQALAKTYKMEVVAGGPIYESMKKEGGKIVITFDDVGSGLVEQGAAPLKTFAIAGADKQFVAAQAAIVGQTVVVGSPEVSDPVAVRYAWADNPVGCNLFNKEGFPASPFRTDDWPSTGE; from the coding sequence ATGCGTGGATGGATGGTGTTGCTGGCCGTATGGGCCATGGGATGTTCAAGTTTTGCCGAGCTCAAGCTCGCAACCGTGTTTGCGGATGGAATGGTGCTGCAACGCGATCAAAAGGTGGCCGTTTGGGGCTGGGCCGATCCGGGGGCGGAAGTGACCGTTTCTTTTGCCGGGCAGGAAAGAAACGCCACAGCCGGTGCCGATGGTAAGTTCATGGTTCGCCTCAAAAAAATGGAGGCGTCCGCCAAGCCGCAGGTGCTGGTGGTCAAGGCCGGTGCCGATGTGGTGGAAGTCGGGAATGTTGTCGTCGGGGAGGTTTGGCTTTGTTCCGGGCAGTCGAACATGGCGATGTCCGTCAAGGGGGCCGATCAGTTTGAAAAGGAGCAGGCTGCGGCCAATTTCCCGCTGATCCGCATGTTTACGACGGCCCGCACGACCAGCACCGAACCGCTGGCGGATTGTTCCGGAAGCTGGCAGGTCTGCGCGCCGGAAACCGTCGGCGGCTATTCCGCCACCGCCTATTTCTTTGGCCGCGAAATCCATAAGGAGCTGGGCGTGCCGGTGGGGTTGCTGCATTCCTCCTGGGGGGGCACCTGTGTCGAGGCCTGGACGCCCATCGCCTCCATGGAGCAATTCCCGTCCGTCATGGAATACAAGGCCGGCCTGGATGCACAAGCCGGCAGGTTTGATCCGGCTGCGGAACAGGCGAAGCAGGCCAGGGCGTTGGAGCAGTGGGTGGAAAAGGTGAAGCAGGCCAAGGCGGAGGGCAAGAAGGCGCCGCGCCGCCCGCAGCCGAAGACCGATCCGAAGCAATCGCAGAACTATCCCGCCAATCTCTACAATGCCATGATCCACCCGCTGGTTCCCTATGGGATGCGCGGCGCCATCTGGTATCAGGGCGAGCGCAATGCGAAAACCTCCGAAGGGGCGATGCTCTACCGCGACCTGCTCGAAAACATGGTGGTGCAGTGGCGCAAGGATTGGAACAGCGAATTCCCGTTCTACGCCGTGCAGCTGGTGAACTATAAAAAACCGCAGGAGTTGCCGGTCGAAGACACCGCCTGGGCATTCATCCGCGAAAGCTTCCTGAACTTTCATAAAGAAGTTCCAAACGTTGGAATCGCCGTCACGATCGACGTGGGCATGGAGAAAAACATCCATCCGACCGACAAGCAGGCCGTAGGCTACCGCTTGGCCCGGCAGGCCCTGGCAAAAACCTACAAAATGGAGGTGGTGGCCGGTGGCCCGATCTATGAATCGATGAAAAAGGAAGGCGGCAAGATCGTCATCACGTTCGACGATGTTGGATCCGGCCTGGTGGAGCAGGGCGCCGCGCCGCTGAAAACCTTTGCCATTGCCGGCGCGGACAAGCAATTTGTTGCGGCGCAGGCCGCCATTGTGGGCCAAACGGTCGTGGTCGGTTCCCCCGAGGTTTCCGATCCGGTAGCGGTTCGCTATGCCTGGGCGGATAATCCGGTGGGTTGCAACCTGTTCAACAAGGAAGGTTTCCCGGCTTCGCCCTTCCGCACCGACGATTGGCCATCCACCGGGGAATAG
- the hisF gene encoding imidazole glycerol phosphate synthase subunit HisF, whose product MLAKRIIPCLDVTGGRVVKGVNFVDLRDAGDPVECAKAYEAQGADELTFLDITASSDGRDTMVDIVRRCAEQVFMPLTVGGGIRTAADVRRMLNAGADKVSFNTAAINNPDILNECSESFGSQCTVLAIDARRNGDGTWGVFTHGGRNPTELDAIEWAIEGTRRGAGEILLTSMDCDGCRDGYDLELTRTISEAVNVPVIASGGAGTKDHFVDAVTEGKADAVLAASLFHFGELTVGELKEYMKSKGIEVRL is encoded by the coding sequence ATGTTGGCAAAACGAATCATACCCTGCCTGGATGTAACGGGCGGGCGCGTCGTTAAGGGCGTGAATTTTGTGGACTTGCGCGATGCGGGCGATCCGGTGGAATGCGCCAAGGCCTACGAGGCCCAGGGCGCGGACGAACTGACGTTCCTCGACATCACCGCATCGAGCGACGGGCGCGACACGATGGTGGATATTGTCCGCCGTTGCGCCGAGCAGGTGTTCATGCCGCTGACCGTCGGCGGCGGAATCCGCACGGCAGCCGATGTGCGCCGCATGCTCAACGCCGGTGCCGACAAGGTTTCGTTCAATACGGCGGCCATCAACAATCCCGACATTCTCAACGAATGCTCCGAATCGTTCGGGTCGCAGTGCACCGTGCTCGCCATCGATGCTCGACGCAACGGCGACGGCACCTGGGGCGTATTCACGCACGGCGGGCGCAACCCGACCGAGCTAGACGCCATCGAATGGGCGATCGAAGGAACCCGGCGCGGGGCGGGGGAAATCCTGCTCACCAGCATGGATTGCGATGGATGCCGCGACGGCTACGACCTGGAGCTGACCCGCACGATATCCGAAGCGGTCAACGTGCCGGTCATTGCATCGGGTGGGGCCGGGACGAAGGATCATTTTGTGGACGCAGTAACGGAGGGGAAGGCGGACGCTGTCCTGGCCGCATCGCTGTTCCACTTTGGGGAGCTCACGGTGGGTGAGCTGAAGGAATATATGAAATCAAAGGGTATAGAGGTGAGACTATGA
- a CDS encoding phosphoribosyl-AMP cyclohydrolase produces the protein MSKELEEGLELALDWNKLEKAVEGTKGIIPVAVQHADTKEVILVAYINQIAFEESLKRKMLVLWSSSRQELWVKGLTSGETFELLEAYVNCEQNSLLFVVRPNRGGICHTKNAKGEPRNCYYRKIDLANPTQLENIDE, from the coding sequence ATGAGCAAGGAACTTGAAGAAGGATTGGAACTGGCGCTGGATTGGAACAAGTTGGAGAAGGCCGTTGAAGGCACGAAGGGCATCATCCCCGTGGCCGTGCAGCATGCCGACACGAAGGAAGTCATCCTCGTGGCCTACATCAACCAGATTGCGTTCGAGGAATCGCTCAAGCGCAAGATGCTGGTGCTCTGGAGCAGCTCCCGCCAGGAATTGTGGGTGAAAGGCCTGACCTCCGGCGAAACCTTCGAGCTGCTCGAAGCCTATGTGAACTGCGAGCAGAATTCGCTGCTCTTCGTCGTGCGCCCGAACCGCGGCGGCATCTGCCACACCAAGAACGCCAAGGGCGAGCCGCGCAACTGCTACTACCGCAAGATCGACCTCGCCAACCCGACCCAGCTCGAAAACATCGACGAGTAA
- a CDS encoding phosphohexomutase domain-containing protein — MMEIKINDLMQQSGVKFGTSGARGLAAEMTDQVCYTYTKGFLQYLEETGELKKAGEPVAIAGDLRPSTGRIMGAVAKAASDMGYHPVNCGRIPSPAVALYGLENVCPAIMVTGSHIPADRNGIKFNKPTGEILKFDEEQIREQVVDVDESVFGGEGFGLPEENIDARINYIQRYLRTFPKDCLQGAKLGIYQHSAVGRDVLIEIFSGLGAKVTPLGFSSTFVPVDTEAIRPEDVELAKEWSAENGFDAILSTDGDSDRPLISDENGNWLRGDVSCILAAKYLGADSVSTPVSCNTAVEKCGWFKDIRRTMIGSPFVVASMIEASFAGCKGVIGYEANGGFLTNSDFPINGKELRALPTRDAVLPVLCIILLSIQERKPISALLAELPQRFTASDRIQDFPTEDSRKIIERFNEVSAIEDAFGEVFGKVGSIDLTDGLRVTFESSEVLHMRPSGNAPEFRCYNEADSEERVQEMQNQSMQILLRMKSDA, encoded by the coding sequence ATCATGGAAATCAAAATCAACGACCTGATGCAACAGAGCGGCGTGAAGTTCGGTACCAGCGGCGCACGCGGCCTGGCGGCCGAGATGACCGACCAGGTCTGCTACACCTACACGAAGGGCTTCCTGCAATATCTGGAGGAGACCGGCGAGCTGAAGAAGGCCGGCGAGCCGGTGGCCATTGCCGGCGACCTGCGCCCGAGCACCGGGCGGATCATGGGGGCGGTGGCGAAGGCGGCGTCCGACATGGGCTACCACCCGGTGAACTGCGGCCGGATTCCGTCCCCGGCGGTGGCGCTCTACGGTCTGGAAAACGTCTGCCCCGCCATCATGGTGACCGGCAGCCACATTCCGGCCGACCGCAATGGCATCAAGTTCAACAAGCCCACCGGCGAAATCCTTAAATTCGACGAGGAGCAGATCCGTGAACAGGTTGTCGATGTGGATGAATCCGTTTTCGGCGGAGAAGGCTTTGGGCTGCCCGAGGAAAACATCGATGCGCGGATCAACTATATCCAACGCTATCTCCGCACCTTCCCGAAGGATTGTCTCCAAGGCGCAAAGCTGGGCATCTACCAGCATTCGGCCGTGGGGCGCGATGTGCTGATCGAAATCTTTTCCGGCCTCGGGGCAAAGGTTACCCCGCTCGGATTTTCCAGCACGTTTGTCCCCGTCGATACCGAGGCCATCCGGCCGGAGGACGTCGAACTGGCAAAGGAGTGGTCGGCCGAAAACGGGTTCGATGCCATTCTTTCCACCGATGGCGACAGCGATCGGCCGCTGATCTCCGACGAGAACGGCAACTGGTTGCGCGGCGATGTGTCCTGCATCCTGGCGGCGAAATATCTCGGCGCCGATTCCGTAAGCACCCCCGTCAGCTGCAACACTGCGGTGGAAAAGTGCGGTTGGTTCAAGGATATCCGCCGCACGATGATCGGCTCGCCGTTCGTGGTGGCCTCGATGATCGAAGCCTCGTTCGCCGGTTGCAAGGGTGTTATTGGCTACGAAGCCAACGGCGGCTTCCTGACCAATTCCGATTTCCCGATCAATGGAAAGGAGCTGCGGGCGTTGCCGACGCGCGATGCTGTGCTTCCTGTGCTGTGCATCATCCTGCTTTCGATTCAGGAACGCAAACCCATCTCCGCCTTGCTGGCCGAATTGCCGCAACGCTTCACCGCCAGCGACCGTATCCAGGATTTCCCGACCGAGGACAGCCGCAAGATCATTGAGCGGTTCAACGAGGTTTCCGCGATCGAAGACGCCTTTGGCGAAGTGTTCGGCAAGGTGGGCTCCATCGATCTCACCGACGGATTGCGCGTGACCTTCGAGTCTTCCGAGGTGCTGCACATGCGTCCTTCCGGCAACGCGCCCGAGTTCCGCTGCTACAACGAGGCCGACTCCGAGGAGCGCGTGCAGGAGATGCAAAATCAGTCGATGCAGATTCTTCTTCGCATGAAAAGTGATGCGTGA
- the trpE gene encoding anthranilate synthase component I, producing the protein MAIVPDRATFLEKAKQGNLVPVWKEVLADQETPVSAYERVRKFLRERDHASHTYLLESVEGGENIGRYSFIGGTPRTILRAYGRRVEIATNGGEPVVIEDIDPLEALKNHMRQFAPVVDDPALPRFIGGAVGFLGYDVVSQFEPRVPIIGNDEIGNPDMVFMVTDGLIAFDRVNHNLKIVANAHVEDDPNAAYDKALAQIDELCEALQTPIERVLIDTHDEVEPLEPKSNTTKEEFLEMVEKTQEYIRAGDVIQTVLSQRFEVENEADSLDVYRALRSINPSPYMYCLDMGESAIVGTSPEILVRCEDRNVEVRPIAGTRPRGETPAEDLALEQDLLADPKERAEHIMLVDLGRNDIGRVCDFNTVEVPDLMVIERYSHVMHIVSDVTGRLSDAHDEYDVVRASFPAGTVSGAPKIRAMEIIAEFEKSKRGPYAGAVGYFNYNGNFDSAITIRTVILDKNKAYVQAGAGIVADSVPINEYEETRNKARGMMKALALAKHYHAARIGK; encoded by the coding sequence ATGGCAATCGTTCCGGATAGAGCAACATTTTTGGAAAAGGCGAAGCAGGGGAACCTGGTGCCGGTGTGGAAGGAAGTCCTCGCCGACCAGGAGACGCCGGTTTCGGCCTATGAACGGGTGCGCAAGTTTTTGCGCGAGCGCGACCATGCGTCGCACACCTATCTGCTGGAGTCGGTGGAGGGGGGCGAGAACATTGGCCGCTATTCCTTCATTGGCGGCACCCCGCGCACGATCCTGCGCGCCTATGGGCGCCGGGTGGAAATCGCCACGAATGGCGGCGAACCGGTGGTGATCGAGGATATCGATCCGCTGGAGGCGCTGAAAAACCACATGCGGCAGTTCGCGCCCGTGGTGGACGATCCGGCCTTGCCGCGCTTCATCGGCGGGGCGGTGGGTTTTCTGGGCTACGATGTGGTTTCGCAGTTCGAGCCGCGCGTTCCCATCATTGGGAACGACGAGATCGGAAACCCCGATATGGTGTTCATGGTTACGGATGGCCTGATTGCCTTCGACCGGGTGAACCATAACCTGAAGATCGTGGCGAATGCGCATGTCGAAGATGATCCCAACGCCGCCTACGACAAGGCGCTGGCGCAGATCGATGAACTTTGCGAGGCCTTGCAGACGCCGATCGAACGCGTGCTGATCGATACGCACGACGAAGTGGAACCGCTTGAGCCGAAGTCGAACACCACGAAGGAGGAATTCCTGGAGATGGTCGAAAAGACCCAGGAATACATCCGCGCCGGTGATGTGATCCAGACCGTGCTCTCGCAGCGCTTCGAGGTGGAAAACGAAGCCGATTCGTTGGATGTCTACCGGGCGCTTCGTTCGATCAATCCCTCTCCCTACATGTATTGCCTCGACATGGGCGAGAGCGCCATTGTCGGCACCTCCCCGGAAATCCTCGTGCGCTGCGAAGACCGCAACGTGGAAGTCCGCCCGATTGCCGGCACCCGCCCGCGCGGTGAAACCCCGGCGGAGGATCTGGCCCTCGAACAAGATTTGCTGGCCGATCCGAAGGAACGCGCCGAACACATCATGCTGGTCGATCTGGGCCGGAACGACATCGGCCGCGTTTGCGACTTCAATACCGTCGAGGTGCCCGACCTGATGGTCATCGAGCGCTATAGCCATGTGATGCATATTGTGTCCGATGTAACCGGCCGGCTTTCCGACGCGCACGACGAATATGACGTGGTTCGCGCCAGCTTCCCGGCGGGCACGGTGAGCGGGGCGCCGAAGATCCGGGCGATGGAAATCATTGCCGAGTTTGAAAAGAGCAAGCGCGGGCCCTATGCCGGCGCGGTGGGCTATTTCAACTATAACGGCAACTTCGATTCGGCCATCACCATCCGCACCGTCATCCTCGACAAAAACAAAGCCTATGTGCAGGCTGGCGCCGGCATCGTCGCCGACTCCGTGCCGATCAACGAATACGAGGAAACGCGCAACAAGGCACGCGGCATGATGAAGGCCCTCGCCCTCGCCAAGCACTACCACGCCGCCCGGATAGGGAAATAA
- a CDS encoding GxxExxY protein: MSENDIARIVVDVALHIHKETGPGLLESVYEVILADELERRGLSVHRQVPIPIKYKGRVLGEGFRADLIIDEKVIIELKSIEHVKDVHKKQLLTYLKLSGRKLGLLINFGESLIKNGITRVVNGL; encoded by the coding sequence ATGAGTGAAAACGATATAGCTCGGATAGTGGTGGATGTCGCGTTGCATATCCACAAGGAAACCGGGCCGGGACTGTTGGAAAGTGTTTATGAAGTGATTTTGGCGGATGAGCTGGAGAGGCGAGGCTTATCCGTTCATCGTCAGGTTCCGATTCCGATCAAATATAAGGGCAGGGTATTGGGTGAGGGGTTCCGTGCGGATTTGATTATTGATGAAAAGGTCATTATAGAACTCAAGTCCATTGAGCATGTAAAGGATGTTCATAAAAAACAGTTGCTTACATATTTAAAGCTTTCTGGCAGAAAGCTGGGTTTGTTGATTAACTTTGGTGAAAGCCTGATAAAAAACGGCATTACACGGGTGGTTAATGGTCTGTAA
- a CDS encoding anthranilate synthase component II produces MILVIDNYDSFTYNLVQYLGELGAEMRVFRNDEITVEQAVALNPEKVLVSPGPCTPKEAGISCDIIREFGPRLPLFGVCLGHQSIGDVYGGNVIRADRLMHGKTSPMIHEGKSVFKGLPSPFDATRYHSLIIERASLPDCLEITAWTAEGEIMGVKHKEHPVHGVQFHPESILTMEGKQLLQNFLDL; encoded by the coding sequence ATGATTTTAGTAATAGATAACTACGATTCCTTTACCTACAACCTCGTGCAATACCTCGGCGAGCTGGGCGCGGAAATGCGGGTCTTCCGCAACGACGAAATCACCGTCGAGCAAGCCGTTGCCCTCAATCCGGAAAAGGTGCTGGTCAGTCCCGGCCCTTGCACACCGAAGGAGGCCGGCATCTCGTGCGATATCATCCGCGAGTTCGGCCCTCGCCTGCCACTCTTCGGCGTTTGCCTCGGCCACCAGTCGATTGGCGATGTGTATGGCGGCAACGTCATCCGCGCCGACCGCCTGATGCACGGCAAAACCTCGCCCATGATCCATGAAGGCAAGAGCGTCTTCAAAGGGCTGCCGAGCCCGTTCGACGCCACCCGCTACCATTCCCTGATCATCGAGCGCGCATCCCTGCCGGATTGTCTGGAGATCACCGCCTGGACGGCCGAGGGCGAAATCATGGGAGTGAAACACAAGGAGCACCCGGTGCATGGCGTCCAGTTCCACCCCGAATCCATCCTGACGATGGAAGGCAAGCAGCTCCTCCAGAATTTCCTGGATCTCTAG